In one window of Fusobacterium sp. DNA:
- a CDS encoding autotransporter outer membrane beta-barrel domain-containing protein, with product MKKRIFWGQLIAALLYIGNSAFSQTIWTDGDFTIPKGHTWINSGNWEYGGDVHIQNINEVIFESNMSGKPNTGVLSIEAGGKLTADGMVTVNQLGPTTGDAVLVTDGGKAFFNGGLTANMLNNNNDYYAVGTIKTNSELHVKGDTIINANFEKGYGLYLGEGTTNSFSKNNSNYGSVSIYSGKIGIYSLGNTDFNQNVNIYLNSNGATGVISNTTNTLSTTTFNGFVTVTNNSISNNTSSAYGLAVSNPNGILNLNSGGKITFGNNYTNGNEIGVYASKGIINITGDFAVQTNSGGIQAAFYATNGGKINAVNSLMDLKGSMYANNSSQIQISMNNGSLWEGASYIGNGSTTDITMAGSQWKITDDSTVTNLNILNGTTIYLNAVPDYSNFTARTLTISEGYHGDNSTIVFNTQLEDDNSITDKMIVEGDTSGTTKVRINNMGGRGAHTENGIELISVLGDSNGEFIKDGRIVAGTYEYFLNRGDGIITDSNNWYLTSTIPSIMPPTVIPPVIVPPVTPPIVIPPVDPGNPSEPEITAPPLIVPPAVDPVYRPESGSYLANAGAVKSLFIHTLHDRLGETQYTDALTNEDGVSSIWVRNVGGYSTFRDGSNQLKTRNKKNIIQLGGDIADWSSNGNNRYHLGLMAGYGFNHSKTESNKTSYTSKGEIEGFNLGIYGTYYANENDKSGFYTDTWLTYSWFDNEVRGQELEREKYKSKGITASLESGYSFKIENDDSHRKTYYIQPKAQIIYMGVDTDNHTEANGTKVETKGDGNIQTRIGARVYANHFNPADKNNSKEIQPFVEANWIHNSKDIKVSMDGINNKIKGTKNIGEVKIGSEIKLNPNFNVWGNVSHQWGGSGYRDTKVTIGLKYSF from the coding sequence ATGAAAAAAAGAATATTTTGGGGACAATTAATCGCAGCTCTTTTATATATAGGAAATAGTGCTTTTTCTCAAACAATTTGGACAGATGGAGATTTCACTATACCTAAAGGGCATACTTGGATTAATTCAGGAAATTGGGAATATGGTGGAGATGTTCATATTCAAAATATTAATGAAGTAATATTTGAATCAAATATGTCTGGAAAACCTAATACTGGAGTATTAAGTATAGAAGCTGGAGGAAAACTCACAGCTGATGGAATGGTGACTGTAAATCAATTGGGACCAACTACTGGAGATGCTGTATTGGTAACTGATGGAGGTAAAGCATTCTTTAATGGAGGCCTCACTGCTAATATGTTAAACAACAATAATGATTACTATGCTGTTGGAACTATTAAGACAAATTCTGAACTTCACGTTAAGGGAGATACTATAATTAATGCTAATTTTGAAAAAGGTTATGGTTTATATTTAGGTGAAGGAACTACTAACAGTTTTAGTAAAAATAATAGTAATTATGGCAGTGTAAGTATTTACAGTGGAAAAATAGGAATTTACAGTCTTGGAAATACAGATTTCAATCAGAATGTAAATATATATCTTAATTCAAATGGAGCAACTGGAGTAATTTCCAATACAACTAATACTTTATCTACTACAACTTTTAATGGTTTTGTTACTGTAACAAATAATTCTATTAGCAATAATACCTCTAGTGCTTATGGACTTGCTGTATCCAATCCCAATGGTATCCTTAATCTAAATAGTGGTGGAAAAATAACATTTGGGAATAACTATACTAATGGAAATGAAATAGGAGTCTATGCCAGCAAAGGGATTATAAATATAACAGGAGATTTTGCTGTTCAAACTAATTCTGGTGGTATACAAGCTGCTTTTTATGCAACAAATGGTGGAAAAATAAATGCTGTAAACTCTCTCATGGATTTAAAGGGAAGTATGTATGCTAACAACAGTTCTCAAATACAAATTTCAATGAATAATGGCTCTCTTTGGGAAGGAGCTTCATATATAGGGAATGGAAGCACTACTGATATTACAATGGCTGGAAGTCAATGGAAAATTACAGATGATTCAACAGTAACTAATCTAAACATATTAAATGGAACAACTATTTATCTTAATGCTGTTCCAGACTACAGCAACTTTACTGCCAGAACTCTTACAATATCTGAAGGTTATCATGGAGATAACAGTACAATAGTTTTTAATACCCAACTTGAAGATGATAATTCTATTACTGATAAAATGATAGTTGAAGGAGATACTTCTGGAACAACTAAAGTAAGAATTAATAATATGGGAGGAAGAGGAGCTCATACAGAAAATGGAATTGAACTTATTTCTGTTCTTGGGGATTCTAATGGAGAATTTATAAAAGATGGAAGAATAGTAGCAGGAACTTATGAATATTTTCTGAATCGTGGTGATGGAATTATTACAGACAGTAATAATTGGTATCTGACAAGTACGATTCCTTCTATCATGCCACCTACTGTCATTCCTCCAGTTATTGTACCACCAGTAACTCCACCTATAGTAATTCCACCTGTAGACCCTGGAAATCCATCAGAGCCTGAAATCACTGCTCCTCCATTAATAGTTCCACCTGCAGTTGATCCTGTTTATCGTCCAGAATCTGGAAGTTATTTGGCAAATGCTGGAGCTGTAAAATCTTTATTTATTCATACACTTCATGATCGTTTAGGAGAAACACAATATACAGATGCTTTGACTAATGAAGATGGAGTATCAAGCATATGGGTAAGAAATGTTGGTGGATACAGTACATTCAGAGACGGTTCAAACCAACTAAAGACTAGGAATAAAAAGAATATAATTCAGCTAGGAGGGGACATTGCTGATTGGAGCAGCAATGGAAATAATCGTTACCATTTAGGTCTTATGGCAGGATATGGTTTCAATCACAGTAAAACTGAATCAAACAAGACTTCTTATACTTCAAAGGGAGAAATAGAAGGTTTTAATCTTGGAATATATGGAACATACTATGCTAATGAAAATGACAAATCTGGATTCTATACAGATACATGGCTGACATACAGTTGGTTTGATAATGAAGTTCGTGGTCAAGAATTAGAAAGAGAAAAATATAAATCAAAAGGAATTACAGCTTCGCTTGAAAGTGGTTATAGCTTTAAAATAGAAAATGATGACTCTCATAGAAAAACATATTATATTCAGCCAAAAGCACAGATTATATACATGGGTGTTGATACTGATAATCATACTGAAGCCAATGGAACTAAAGTTGAAACTAAAGGAGATGGAAATATTCAAACTCGTATAGGAGCAAGAGTATATGCAAATCATTTTAATCCTGCTGACAAAAACAACAGCAAGGAGATTCAACCTTTTGTTGAAGCAAACTGGATTCACAACAGCAAAGATATCAAAGTATCAATGGATGGCATAAATAATAAGATAAAAGGAACAAAGAATATTGGAGAAGTAAAAATTGGATCAGAAATAAAACTGAATCCTAATTTTAATGTTTGGGGAAATGTTTCTCATCAATGGGGAGGAAGTGGATATAGAGATACAAAAGTCACTATAGGCTTGAAATATAGTTTTTAA
- a CDS encoding lysophospholipid acyltransferase family protein codes for MGREREAVKYRRYGLILYYILRIVGKTLNIKIIKNDNLKENEESYVFAFWHNKLVAPTLCLDYIEKRAVLASPSKDGELISVPLEKMGFHMVRGSSDKNSTSSLISLIKLMKRGYSIGTPVDGPKGPMYEVKPGMIYLAQKGKMRMVPLGGAYKRKWTFNKAWDKFQFPKPFTTLVFLMGAPIEIPKDANIEEYCEILKNKLNELDKEAEKYF; via the coding sequence ATGGGTAGGGAAAGAGAAGCAGTTAAATATCGTAGGTATGGACTAATTCTTTATTATATACTGAGAATAGTAGGAAAAACCTTAAATATAAAAATAATAAAAAATGATAATCTTAAGGAAAATGAAGAAAGCTATGTTTTTGCATTCTGGCATAATAAACTTGTAGCTCCAACTCTTTGTCTTGACTATATAGAGAAAAGAGCAGTACTTGCAAGCCCATCAAAAGATGGGGAGCTTATATCTGTTCCTTTGGAAAAAATGGGATTTCATATGGTAAGGGGTTCTTCAGACAAAAACTCAACATCCAGTCTGATATCTCTTATTAAATTAATGAAAAGAGGATATAGTATAGGAACTCCAGTAGATGGTCCTAAAGGACCTATGTATGAGGTTAAACCAGGAATGATTTATTTAGCTCAAAAGGGAAAAATGCGGATGGTTCCCCTAGGAGGGGCCTATAAGAGAAAATGGACATTTAATAAAGCATGGGATAAATTTCAATTTCCAAAACCTTTTACAACATTGGTATTTTTGATGGGAGCTCCAATAGAAATACCTAAAGATGCAAATATAGAAGAATATTGTGAAATTTTAAAAAATAAATTAAATGAATTAGATAAAGAGGCTGAAAAATATTTTTAG
- the metG gene encoding methionine--tRNA ligase yields MNKNFYVTTPIYYVNGDPHVGSAYTTIAADVIARYKKTMGYDVFFLTGTDEHGQKIEEAAKQKGYTPQEWTDIMAPKFVEMWKTLNIEYTDFIRTTEPRHKEAVKKILKKVYDNGDIYKGEYSGKYCVSCETFVPENQIVNGNHCPDCGKELRVVKEESYFFKMSKYQDALLAHIDSHPDFILPRSRKNEVVSFIKQGLQDLSISRNTFEWGVPIEFAPGHITYVWFDALTNYLTAVGYENNPELFDKFWTNGEVMHLLGKDIVRFHAIIWPCMLLSAGVKLPDNVVAHGWWTSEGDKMSKSRGNVVDPVAESKKYGVDAFRYCLLREVQFGNDGDYSTKSVVTRINSDLANDLGNLLNRTLGMYKKYFNGVIAAGTTRDTFDDEIENLWNETLNEVTEQMNIVQFSKSLEAIWRFISRLNKYIDETAPWALAKDEDKKDRLAVVMNHLVNGLYKIAVMIYPYMPTAAQKIWNQLGVEKLVKDAKVADITGWNLLSVGHVLGNAEPIFPRLDLEVFETKKDLMAVNPELVIENAVDISEFDKLKIQVVEILEAGKINGADKLLKFKVSLGDHARQIVSGIAKSYPEPEKLAGKKVLAITNLKTVKLRGEVSQGMLLSTEDKVNGLKLVEVDKSVVVGSRAK; encoded by the coding sequence ATGAATAAGAACTTTTATGTAACAACACCTATTTATTATGTAAATGGAGATCCACATGTTGGAAGTGCTTATACAACTATAGCAGCAGATGTTATAGCTAGATATAAAAAAACTATGGGATATGATGTTTTCTTTTTGACTGGAACTGATGAACATGGGCAAAAAATAGAAGAGGCAGCTAAGCAAAAAGGATACACACCTCAAGAGTGGACAGATATAATGGCACCAAAATTTGTGGAAATGTGGAAAACTTTAAATATAGAATATACAGATTTTATAAGAACTACAGAACCAAGACATAAAGAAGCTGTAAAAAAAATACTGAAAAAAGTTTATGATAATGGAGATATATACAAAGGAGAATATTCAGGAAAGTATTGTGTATCTTGTGAAACATTTGTTCCTGAAAATCAAATAGTAAATGGAAATCATTGTCCTGACTGTGGAAAAGAATTAAGAGTAGTGAAAGAAGAATCATATTTCTTTAAAATGTCAAAATACCAAGATGCTCTTTTAGCTCATATAGATTCTCATCCAGATTTTATTCTTCCTCGTTCAAGAAAGAATGAAGTTGTCTCTTTTATTAAACAGGGATTACAAGACTTGTCTATATCTAGAAATACTTTTGAATGGGGTGTTCCAATAGAGTTTGCTCCAGGTCATATAACTTATGTGTGGTTTGATGCTCTTACTAACTATCTTACAGCAGTAGGATATGAAAATAACCCTGAATTATTTGATAAATTCTGGACTAATGGTGAAGTTATGCATCTGTTAGGAAAAGATATAGTGAGATTCCATGCTATTATATGGCCTTGTATGCTTCTTTCAGCAGGAGTAAAACTTCCAGACAATGTTGTTGCTCATGGTTGGTGGACTTCTGAAGGTGATAAAATGTCTAAATCTAGAGGGAATGTAGTAGATCCAGTAGCAGAAAGTAAAAAATATGGAGTAGACGCTTTCAGATATTGTCTGCTTAGAGAAGTTCAATTTGGAAATGATGGAGACTACTCAACAAAATCAGTAGTTACTAGGATTAATTCTGATCTTGCAAATGATTTAGGAAATTTATTAAATAGAACATTAGGAATGTATAAAAAATACTTTAATGGTGTAATTGCTGCTGGAACAACAAGAGACACTTTTGATGATGAAATAGAAAATTTATGGAATGAGACTTTAAATGAAGTTACTGAACAAATGAACATAGTTCAATTTTCAAAATCTCTTGAAGCTATATGGAGATTTATATCAAGACTTAATAAATATATTGATGAAACTGCACCTTGGGCACTTGCAAAAGATGAAGATAAAAAAGATAGACTTGCAGTTGTAATGAATCACTTAGTAAATGGATTGTATAAAATTGCTGTAATGATTTATCCATATATGCCTACTGCAGCTCAAAAAATATGGAATCAACTAGGGGTAGAAAAACTTGTAAAAGATGCTAAAGTGGCAGATATTACTGGATGGAATCTTCTTTCAGTTGGACATGTTTTAGGAAATGCTGAACCAATATTCCCAAGACTTGATTTAGAAGTTTTTGAAACTAAAAAAGATTTAATGGCAGTAAATCCAGAATTAGTAATAGAAAATGCTGTAGATATTTCTGAATTTGATAAATTAAAAATACAGGTAGTAGAAATATTAGAAGCTGGAAAAATAAATGGTGCTGATAAATTACTTAAATTTAAAGTAAGTCTTGGAGATCATGCTAGACAGATAGTTTCTGGTATTGCAAAATCATATCCAGAACCTGAAAAATTGGCAGGAAAAAAAGTTCTTGCTATAACTAATTTAAAAACTGTTAAACTTAGAGGAGAAGTATCTCAGGGAATGCTTTTGAGTACTGAAGATAAAGTAAATGGACTTAAATTAGTAGAAGTGGATAAAAGTGTAGTAGTAGGATCAAGAGCAAAGTAA
- the galU gene encoding UTP--glucose-1-phosphate uridylyltransferase GalU has translation MKKVTKAVIPAAGLGTRVLPATKAQPKEMLVIVDKPSLQYIVEELVESGITDIVIVTGRNKNSIEDHFDYSYELENTLQKDGKDELLEKIENLSTMANIFYVRQNLPKGLGHAILKAKPFMGDDPFIIALGDDIVYNPEKPVAKQLIDVYEKYGSSIVGCQEVEEKDISKYGIVKPIERLDNNTCVIEDFIEKPSLEEAPSKFACLGRYLLTGKIFKYLEEVKPGKGGEIQLTDAILDMLKDGERVLSYNFEGKRYDIGNKVGLLKANIEFGLKNEETREELLKYLKTELKLD, from the coding sequence ATGAAAAAAGTCACAAAGGCAGTAATTCCAGCAGCAGGATTAGGAACAAGAGTATTACCTGCTACTAAAGCACAGCCTAAAGAGATGCTTGTAATAGTTGACAAACCTTCTTTACAGTATATTGTAGAAGAGCTTGTAGAATCTGGAATCACAGATATAGTAATTGTTACAGGGAGAAATAAAAATTCTATAGAAGATCACTTTGACTATTCATATGAACTTGAAAATACATTGCAAAAAGATGGAAAAGATGAACTTTTAGAAAAAATAGAAAATCTATCAACTATGGCAAATATTTTTTATGTAAGACAAAATCTTCCTAAAGGATTGGGACATGCTATATTAAAAGCAAAGCCTTTTATGGGAGATGATCCTTTTATTATAGCTCTTGGAGATGATATAGTATATAATCCAGAAAAACCAGTAGCTAAACAGTTGATAGATGTATATGAAAAATATGGCTCAAGTATAGTAGGATGTCAGGAAGTAGAAGAAAAAGATATTTCTAAATATGGAATAGTTAAACCTATTGAAAGACTTGATAATAATACTTGTGTGATAGAAGATTTTATAGAAAAACCATCTCTTGAAGAAGCTCCTTCTAAATTTGCCTGTCTGGGAAGATATCTTCTTACTGGAAAGATATTTAAATATCTTGAAGAAGTTAAACCAGGAAAAGGTGGAGAAATACAGCTTACAGATGCTATATTAGATATGCTTAAAGATGGAGAAAGAGTTCTTTCATACAACTTTGAAGGAAAAAGATATGATATTGGTAATAAAGTTGGGCTCCTAAAAGCTAATATAGAATTTGGACTTAAAAATGAAGAAACAAGAGAAGAGTTATTAAAATATCTGAAAACAGAGCTTAAATTAGATTAA
- a CDS encoding DMT family transporter: MGAKLRNISAMLIFGTIGIFVKNIELASSEIALLRGIIGGIVLISVSILVKNKISFKDVKSNLLLLLLSGGAIGLNWIFLFQAYRYTTISNATLSYYFAPVFVTLLSPVILKEKLTLKKMLCVACAMLGMICIVGNSSGVTEGRNDFLGIAYGLSAAAFYASVILMNKFLKNLKSLETTYIQLILAATVLMPYVFIVEGFNVLNISASSIPYILILGIVHTGFAYLLYFSSLKELKGQTIAVMSYIDPISAVIISAIFLRERMGVLQIAGGILILGSTLISELTKSKEK; encoded by the coding sequence ATGGGAGCAAAATTAAGAAATATAAGTGCAATGCTGATATTTGGAACAATAGGAATATTTGTAAAAAATATAGAATTAGCTTCCAGTGAAATAGCTTTGTTAAGAGGAATAATAGGTGGTATTGTTCTCATTAGTGTCTCTATTTTGGTAAAGAATAAAATATCTTTTAAGGATGTTAAATCTAATCTTCTTCTTCTTTTATTATCAGGGGGAGCAATAGGTTTAAATTGGATATTTTTATTTCAAGCATATAGATATACAACAATTTCCAATGCTACTTTGAGTTATTACTTTGCTCCAGTTTTTGTAACATTACTTTCACCAGTTATATTAAAAGAAAAACTTACTTTAAAAAAAATGCTTTGTGTTGCCTGTGCAATGCTGGGAATGATATGTATAGTAGGGAATAGTAGTGGAGTAACAGAAGGAAGAAACGATTTTCTTGGAATAGCTTATGGACTTAGTGCAGCAGCTTTTTATGCCAGTGTCATCCTTATGAATAAATTTTTAAAAAATTTAAAAAGTCTTGAAACAACCTATATACAATTAATTTTAGCAGCAACAGTACTCATGCCTTATGTATTTATAGTGGAAGGATTTAATGTTTTAAATATATCTGCTTCTTCAATACCATATATATTGATATTGGGAATAGTTCATACTGGATTTGCCTATCTGCTGTATTTTTCATCTTTGAAGGAATTGAAAGGTCAGACTATAGCAGTTATGAGTTATATAGATCCTATATCTGCTGTAATAATTTCAGCTATATTTTTGAGAGAAAGAATGGGAGTATTGCAGATAGCAGGAGGAATTCTAATTTTAGGTTCTACTTTGATAAGTGAACTTACAAAAAGCAAAGAGAAATAA
- a CDS encoding peptide deformylase, giving the protein MKRDILLLGNDELYQISEPVKPDEIENIKSVIQDLHDTLMDFREKYHAGRAIAAPQIGVKKRLLYMFIDKPVIFINPTLEFPDNEMMEVLDDCMSFPNLLVKVKRYKRCRIKYLDIDWKEQVMSLEGDLAELLQHEYDHLDGILATMRGIDNKSFVIK; this is encoded by the coding sequence ATGAAGAGAGATATCCTGCTTCTTGGAAATGATGAATTATATCAGATAAGTGAACCTGTGAAACCAGATGAAATTGAAAATATCAAATCTGTAATTCAAGACCTTCATGATACACTGATGGATTTCAGAGAAAAATATCATGCTGGACGTGCTATTGCTGCACCCCAGATAGGAGTGAAAAAAAGACTTCTTTATATGTTCATTGATAAACCTGTAATTTTTATAAATCCCACTCTTGAATTTCCAGATAACGAAATGATGGAAGTATTAGATGACTGTATGTCTTTTCCAAATTTGTTGGTTAAAGTAAAACGTTATAAAAGATGCAGAATAAAATATTTAGATATAGATTGGAAAGAACAGGTAATGTCTTTAGAAGGAGATCTTGCTGAACTTCTGCAGCATGAATATGATCATCTTGATGGAATACTTGCTACAATGAGAGGAATAGACAATAAATCATTTGTAATAAAATAA
- a CDS encoding amidohydrolase: protein MKSQELAKEYKDYVINMRREFHMNPEPSLQEYETSKRIKNELEKDGIECEIVADTGVVATIHGTNSGKTVALRGDIDALAVIEQTGKEYASKVHGLMHACGHDSHGAMLLGAAKVLNRMKDEINGTVKLFFQPGEEVVLGAKKMIAAGVMEGVDAIMGIHVSSDVPSGQISADSGARMASGDMFKITVTGKGGHGARPEQCIDAVVVGSAIVMNLQSVISREYSPFDPAVLTVGEIKSGTRFNVIAPTAVLSGTTRCYSPEVRKNFFTSITRIAKSTAEAYRATAEIEFIEGVGPTINDDNCAALARETAASLVGKENVVTVPPSTGGEDFSFFSNIVPGVMVKLGTGSKEKGTDFPHHHEKFDIDEDMLEVGTALYAQFALNYLSNNK from the coding sequence ATGAAATCACAAGAATTAGCTAAAGAATACAAAGATTATGTAATAAATATGAGAAGAGAATTCCATATGAATCCAGAACCAAGTCTTCAGGAATATGAAACTTCTAAAAGAATAAAAAATGAACTGGAAAAAGATGGAATAGAATGTGAAATTGTAGCTGATACAGGAGTAGTTGCTACAATACATGGTACTAATTCTGGAAAAACTGTTGCATTGAGAGGAGATATTGATGCTCTTGCTGTTATTGAGCAGACTGGAAAAGAATATGCTTCTAAAGTCCATGGATTGATGCATGCATGTGGCCATGATTCTCATGGGGCTATGCTTCTTGGAGCTGCCAAAGTTTTAAATAGAATGAAAGATGAAATAAATGGTACTGTTAAACTTTTCTTCCAGCCAGGAGAAGAAGTTGTACTTGGAGCAAAAAAAATGATAGCTGCTGGAGTTATGGAAGGTGTAGATGCTATTATGGGTATCCATGTTTCGTCAGATGTTCCTTCTGGGCAGATATCTGCTGACAGTGGTGCAAGAATGGCATCAGGTGATATGTTTAAAATAACTGTAACAGGTAAGGGGGGACATGGAGCAAGACCTGAACAATGTATAGATGCTGTTGTAGTAGGTTCTGCCATTGTTATGAACCTTCAATCTGTAATCAGCAGAGAATACTCTCCTTTTGATCCTGCTGTACTTACTGTTGGAGAAATTAAATCTGGAACAAGATTCAATGTAATTGCTCCTACTGCTGTATTGAGTGGTACTACTAGATGTTACAGCCCAGAAGTCAGAAAAAATTTCTTTACTTCTATAACAAGAATAGCTAAATCTACTGCAGAAGCTTACAGAGCTACTGCTGAAATAGAATTTATAGAGGGAGTAGGTCCAACTATCAATGATGATAATTGTGCTGCTTTAGCGAGGGAAACTGCTGCTTCCCTTGTGGGAAAAGAAAATGTCGTTACTGTTCCTCCTTCTACTGGTGGAGAGGATTTCTCATTCTTCTCTAATATAGTTCCTGGAGTTATGGTAAAACTTGGAACTGGAAGCAAAGAAAAAGGAACTGACTTCCCTCATCATCATGAAAAATTTGACATAGATGAAGATATGCTTGAAGTTGGTACTGCATTATATGCCCAATTTGCTTTGAACTACTTGTCTAATAATAAATAA
- a CDS encoding ABC transporter substrate-binding protein, with translation MNKKILKTLGLILTILVLVGFGKTVTSEKKAADDTALKETLVIAQKSDAKTLDPQKSIDTVSNKVMQMMFDTLTIMDENLSIQPGLAENWERIDDYSMIFHLRKGVKFHNGDILTSEDVKYSLDRAIASPQASYLFNPIKEVSILDENTIKITTKEPFGPLLKHLATTNGSIINKRAAVEAGEDVFKNPVGTGQHKFKEWITGDRIVLESFPENWKGESKIKNIIFRNIPEVSNRMISLETGEIDVAFDIGIMDREAVMNHKKLELVEVEAPSSLYLAFDQTNPLFADIRVRQAIAYAVNNRVLADAVFRGAAVPANSTLPTVVAGYNPDSNIYEVNIEKAKELLKEAGYPDGFNIKLWVNDESTRVDMCVIIQDQLKAVGINVEIEVFEWGTYLSKTLDHNKQLYLFSWNVSSGDADAALYPMFHSSQRNGSANRSNYVSKEADELLDKARNSVNEDERNLLYRQVQDILQRDLPHYTLVFPKLNLGMNKNVKGLIMKKTGYIDISNTYIIKENK, from the coding sequence ATGAACAAGAAAATTTTAAAAACTTTAGGATTAATACTTACGATACTGGTATTAGTTGGATTTGGAAAAACTGTGACTTCTGAAAAGAAAGCTGCTGATGATACTGCTTTAAAAGAAACTCTTGTTATAGCTCAAAAATCAGATGCTAAAACTCTTGACCCGCAAAAAAGCATTGATACTGTTTCAAATAAAGTTATGCAGATGATGTTTGATACTCTTACTATTATGGATGAAAACCTTAGTATTCAGCCTGGACTTGCTGAAAATTGGGAAAGAATTGATGATTATAGTATGATATTTCATTTGAGAAAAGGAGTAAAATTTCATAATGGAGATATCCTTACTTCTGAAGATGTAAAATATTCTCTAGACAGAGCAATAGCTTCTCCACAAGCTTCATATCTTTTTAACCCCATAAAAGAAGTTTCTATTCTTGATGAAAATACTATAAAGATTACTACAAAGGAACCTTTTGGCCCTTTATTAAAACATTTAGCTACTACAAATGGTTCTATTATTAATAAAAGAGCTGCTGTAGAGGCTGGAGAAGATGTTTTTAAAAATCCAGTTGGAACTGGACAGCATAAATTTAAAGAATGGATAACTGGAGATAGAATAGTTCTTGAATCATTTCCTGAAAACTGGAAGGGTGAATCAAAAATAAAAAATATAATTTTTAGAAATATTCCTGAAGTAAGCAACAGAATGATATCTCTTGAAACTGGTGAAATAGATGTAGCTTTTGATATTGGCATCATGGACAGAGAAGCTGTTATGAATCATAAAAAGCTTGAATTAGTAGAAGTAGAAGCACCTTCAAGCTTATACCTTGCATTTGATCAGACAAACCCACTGTTTGCTGATATAAGAGTAAGACAAGCTATCGCATATGCTGTAAATAACAGAGTCCTTGCTGATGCTGTATTCAGAGGAGCTGCTGTTCCAGCTAATTCAACACTTCCTACTGTTGTTGCTGGATACAATCCTGATTCAAATATTTATGAAGTGAATATAGAAAAAGCCAAAGAACTTCTAAAAGAAGCGGGATACCCAGATGGGTTCAATATAAAGCTATGGGTAAATGATGAATCTACAAGAGTTGATATGTGTGTTATCATTCAAGATCAATTAAAGGCTGTTGGAATAAATGTTGAAATAGAAGTATTTGAATGGGGAACTTACCTTTCAAAAACATTAGATCACAACAAACAGCTTTACCTTTTCTCTTGGAATGTGTCTTCTGGAGATGCTGATGCTGCTTTATACCCAATGTTTCACTCTTCACAAAGAAATGGTTCAGCTAACAGAAGTAACTATGTATCTAAGGAAGCTGATGAGCTTTTAGACAAAGCTAGAAATTCTGTAAATGAAGATGAAAGAAATCTTTTATACAGACAGGTACAAGATATTCTTCAAAGAGATCTTCCTCATTATACTTTAGTATTTCCTAAACTTAACTTAGGAATGAATAAAAATGTAAAAGGTCTTATCATGAAAAAAACTGGATATATAGATATCTCTAATACTTACATAATAAAAGAAAATAAATAA